The Xenorhabdus doucetiae genome has a window encoding:
- the murJ gene encoding murein biosynthesis integral membrane protein MurJ: MNLLKSLAAVSSMTMFSRVLGFIRDAIIARIFGAGVTTDAFFVAFKLPNLLRRIFAEGAFSQAFVPILAEYKNQQGDEATRTFIAYVSGMLTLILALVTVIGVIAAPWVIYVTAPGFTDTPDKFVLTRDLLRITFPYIFLISLASLAGAILNTWNRFSVPAFAPTLLNISMIFFSLFVAPYCHPPVMALGWAVIAGGILQLAYQLPHLKKIGMLVLPRVSFRDSGVWPVIRQMGPAILGVSVSQISLIINTIFASFLVSGSVSWMYYADRLMELPSGVLGVALGTILLPSLAKSFSSGDHEEYRRLMDWGLRLCFLLALPCAVALGMLAEPLTVSLFQYGNFSAFDAAMTQRALIAYCFGLMGLIVVKVLAPGFYSRQDIKTPVKIAIATLILTQLMNLVFIGSLKHAGLALSIGLAACFNAGMLYWQLRKRDIFKPLAGWGAFLLKLGVAIAVMVAALLAMLWLMPAWEQGNMALRLLRLMGVVIVGASSYFAALALMGFRLKDFAQRGLR, translated from the coding sequence ATGAATTTACTGAAATCACTGGCAGCGGTCAGCTCAATGACGATGTTCTCCCGCGTTCTGGGCTTTATCCGTGATGCCATCATTGCCCGTATATTTGGGGCTGGCGTGACGACGGATGCCTTTTTCGTTGCCTTCAAATTACCTAACCTGTTGCGCCGCATTTTTGCTGAAGGCGCTTTTTCGCAAGCGTTTGTTCCTATTCTTGCTGAGTATAAAAATCAGCAAGGGGATGAAGCGACACGCACTTTTATTGCTTATGTGTCAGGCATGTTGACGCTGATTTTGGCGCTGGTCACCGTGATAGGCGTGATTGCTGCGCCTTGGGTCATTTATGTGACGGCGCCCGGTTTTACTGATACACCGGATAAGTTTGTTTTAACCCGTGATCTCCTCAGAATTACCTTCCCCTACATTTTTTTGATATCGCTGGCTTCCTTGGCGGGCGCTATTCTCAATACGTGGAATCGTTTTTCTGTGCCCGCCTTTGCACCCACCTTGCTGAATATCAGCATGATTTTTTTCTCGCTGTTTGTGGCGCCTTACTGTCACCCACCGGTGATGGCTTTGGGTTGGGCCGTGATTGCGGGGGGGATTCTGCAATTGGCTTATCAGCTTCCTCACCTGAAAAAGATCGGGATGCTGGTATTGCCGCGCGTTTCCTTCCGTGACAGCGGTGTATGGCCGGTTATTCGCCAGATGGGGCCGGCTATTTTGGGAGTTTCAGTCAGCCAGATTTCTTTGATTATTAACACTATTTTTGCCTCGTTTCTCGTTTCAGGCTCGGTTTCGTGGATGTATTACGCGGATCGTTTAATGGAATTGCCTTCGGGCGTGCTGGGCGTGGCGTTAGGCACAATCCTGCTGCCTTCACTGGCAAAAAGTTTTTCCAGTGGGGATCATGAAGAATACCGAAGGCTAATGGATTGGGGATTGCGCCTGTGCTTTTTGTTGGCACTGCCTTGCGCGGTGGCGCTGGGAATGTTGGCAGAACCGTTGACAGTGTCACTTTTTCAATACGGCAATTTTTCTGCCTTTGATGCAGCAATGACCCAACGGGCATTAATTGCCTATTGCTTTGGTTTGATGGGATTGATTGTGGTTAAAGTCCTTGCCCCCGGTTTTTATTCTCGTCAGGATATTAAAACCCCGGTAAAGATTGCGATTGCAACCCTGATTTTGACGCAGTTAATGAATCTGGTGTTTATCGGCTCCTTGAAACACGCCGGGCTGGCGCTTTCGATTGGGTTGGCGGCCTGCTTTAATGCCGGCATGCTGTATTGGCAATTACGTAAGCGGGACATTTTTAAACCCTTGGCCGGATGGGGTGCTTTCCTGTTGAAATTGGGAGTCGCAATAGCAGTGATGGTGGCGGCGTTATTGGCCATGTTATGGCTGATGCCGGCATGGGAGCAGGGCAATATGGCATTGCGCCTGCTACGATTAATGGGTGTTGTTATTGTGGGTGCCAGTAGTTATTTTGCGGCGTTGGCGTTAATGGGCTTCCGCTTGAAGGATTTCGCCCAGCGGGGTTTGCGGTAA
- a CDS encoding IS630 family transposase, producing the protein MLILPPTSRNERRQMKKVVQKTTDKNYARRIMGILWLCQGEPVSQVADKLCCAESSVWRWIKRFRELGWMGLLSLPAGRHTRWHLTPLWPFLSYLLEHSPQQFGYLGSRWSLAFFVFLIKRLLNITLSMSTLYRYFRQQGIVWRRAAPTVKLPDPEYEEKMARITEALSRASEKHPVVYEDEVDIHLNPKIGAGWYFKGQQKRINTPGKNQKYYVAGCLDVRTNKIVFTGYMKKSAQLFINTLEELKRQYRHAETLTVILDNYIIHKSKSVKAWLRQNPSVTLLFLPVYSPWLNKIERLWQSLHETVTRNHGCQFMWQLIKNVKIFLKTASGKKTLKGIRNIRVSAL; encoded by the coding sequence ATGCTTATCTTACCACCAACCTCCCGAAATGAACGGCGCCAGATGAAAAAAGTCGTTCAAAAAACCACAGATAAAAATTATGCCCGCCGGATCATGGGCATACTCTGGTTATGCCAAGGAGAGCCGGTCTCCCAAGTGGCCGATAAACTGTGTTGCGCTGAGTCTTCTGTCTGGCGCTGGATTAAGCGGTTTAGGGAGCTGGGATGGATGGGGTTACTCAGTTTACCGGCAGGCCGCCATACCCGATGGCATTTAACCCCACTTTGGCCTTTTCTGTCTTATCTATTGGAACATTCTCCCCAACAGTTCGGTTATCTCGGTTCCCGATGGAGCCTGGCCTTTTTTGTATTTTTAATCAAAAGGTTACTTAATATCACCCTTTCAATGAGCACGCTTTACCGTTATTTCCGTCAACAAGGGATTGTCTGGAGAAGAGCGGCCCCGACAGTCAAGTTACCCGATCCGGAATATGAAGAAAAAATGGCCCGCATTACCGAAGCGCTTTCCCGGGCGTCAGAGAAACATCCTGTTGTTTATGAAGATGAAGTGGATATTCACTTGAACCCGAAAATCGGGGCGGGCTGGTATTTTAAAGGCCAGCAAAAACGCATTAATACGCCGGGTAAAAATCAAAAATACTACGTTGCGGGTTGTCTTGATGTCCGGACCAACAAAATTGTTTTTACGGGTTACATGAAGAAAAGCGCTCAATTATTTATCAATACGTTAGAAGAATTAAAACGCCAATATCGTCACGCAGAAACGCTCACCGTGATTTTAGACAACTACATTATTCATAAAAGTAAGTCAGTAAAAGCGTGGTTACGACAGAATCCAAGCGTGACACTTTTATTCCTTCCGGTTTATTCGCCCTGGTTGAACAAAATAGAGCGGTTATGGCAATCGTTACATGAAACGGTTACCCGTAATCATGGTTGCCAATTTATGTGGCAACTGATTAAAAATGTGAAAATTTTTTTAAAAACGGCGTCAGGAAAAAAGACGTTGAAAGGAATCAGAAATATCAGAGTCTCAGCATTATGA
- a CDS encoding PAAR domain-containing protein, producing the protein MAIGHFLRVGDKTTCGGAILTGTSSLTFYGKDASQKTKLVTPPNHYWAAVQ; encoded by the coding sequence ATGGCTATAGGGCATTTTTTGAGAGTGGGAGATAAAACAACCTGTGGGGGAGCCATTCTGACAGGAACCAGCAGCCTGACATTTTATGGTAAGGATGCAAGCCAAAAAACAAAGCTGGTAACACCGCCCAATCATTATTGGGCGGCTGTTCAATAA